The stretch of DNA ATGGGTCGTAATAAGCAATGGGCAGCTTTTTACTTGTTTATTACTTTTACTTTATCGGGTTTTTGGCATGGTGCTGCTTGGAACTTTCTTCTTTGGGGAATGTATCACGGTGCGTTACTTTTATTGTTGCGTTATTTAGGCAGACCTTTTCATCGTTTAGTTGGCAAGTATGTAGCTAAACCTCAGTTTATCTCTTGGGGATTAACTTTTGCTGCGGTAAATCTAGGATGTTTGTTCTTTATGGACTCCAATATTGACCGCCTACTAATCAAATTAAAAACCTTGATCACTCCTTGGGATTATTCTTTCTCTAATTTAGGCGCGTTATTAAGTTCCTATAGTCTTAACCAAGGTACTGCTTTGATCTTAATTTTAGCTCTAGCGATCGCAGTGTTGTTGTTAGAACACGTCGCCATCTGGCAACAAAAATTTGAATATGAATTGTTACTTTCTCCTTGGATTTCTCCTGCTTTGTTGGGTTTAACCATTCTTTTGGCTGCCAATATTCCTTCTCAGTTTATTTATTTTGAATTCTAATGTGGAAATCATTTAAACTTGCTCCTTGGTTCATTGCTGCTGGTATTACTTGGTCGTTAGGTTTTGTCTACAACGTCTTTTACGGTGGTGAATTGAGTTGGTTGCGAGCAATGTATTTACAAAAGTTAGAAATTGCAGAGAAAACTCAAGGTGAGCGGAGATTATTGATCACTGGCGGTTCTGGAGCGCATTATACAGTTGATTCTCAAGTAATTGAGCAAGGTTTGGGTATTCCTGTGGTTAATTTGGGTCTAGATGGACCAGTCGGTTTAGATGTTATTTTACCGAGTATGCTTGAGCAAGTGCGTCCAGGGGATACGGTTCTACTAATTCCAGAATATCTATTGTTACTGGATGAAGATGGTTATGGCGATCGCTCTGCACAGTTTGGTATTGCCATTGGTAGACCTGGTTTGGGAGGAGTTCCTGCTAAACAAATGGCTCAAGATTTGATTTTACTGGGAGTTCCTAGCTTCAGAGGAGTAGTCAAGTCGGGAATAGACTGGTTTACTTTAGGTAAAATGACTGGTTATTATTCCGATCCAATTAGCGATCGCGGAGATCCTACCGTAGTTAAGCAAAGAGAACAAGATTGGTGGCAATTAACTATTAATCAACCAATTTCCCCTCATGCTACAGAAAGAATCGCACAATTTCGTCAAGAGGTAGAAGCTAGAGGCGGGACTTTAATTTTATCTTTACCTTGGATTTATGGTAGTACCGACTCAAAAACTGTCAAGAATGTGAGGAAAACAGCAGAGGTTTTAGCTCAAATTGCTCCTGTAATTTATGAACCAGATTCATTTAATATCAAAACTGATTTTAGTTTATTTGCTGATACTCATTACCATTTATTACCTGAAGGAAGGGAAGTTAGAGCCGAAGAAATTGTGCAACAATTAAAGCCTATTTTTGAAGCAATTGCTAATAAATCTCCTGTCCCTCGTAATCAATCTACTCAGAAAGTTATTTTTCCTAAAAGTTAGGACAAGTTTATGAATAATCAAGTAATTAAAATTTGTATTTTAGGAGGGGGATTTGGTGGTCTTTATACTGCCTTATACTTGAGTAATTCTGCTTTGGTAAAATCAGGTGATTGGGAAATTAATTTAGTTGAACCAAAAGATAATTTTTTATTTACACCATTATTATATGAACTTTTAACAGAAGAATTACAACCTTGGGAAATTGCTCCTTCATATCAAAAGTTATTAATAGGAACTAAAATAAATTTTTATCAAGACCAAGTAAGTAATATTAATTTAAAAACTCGTCAAGTTCAATTAAACGAAGGGACATTATTAACTTATGATTATTTAGTTTTATCAATAGGAAGAAAAAATAAATTATTAGATATTCCTGGAGCAAATACTCATGCTTTAACTTTTCGTTCATTATTAGATGCCCAAAAATTAAACGAAAGATTAAGAATCTTAGAAGCTTCTGGCAGAAACACTATTAAAATTGCAGTCATAGGTGCTGGGGCAAATGGAGTAGAACTAGCTTGTAAGATCAGCGATCGCTTATTAGGCAGAGCGCAAGTATTATTAATTGATCGAGGTCAAGAAATTTTAAAAAACTTTAGTTTGGGAGTAAAGAAAGCTGCGTTTAAAGCAATTCAAAACAAGCAGATTCAACTCTACCTAGAAACTAATGTTCAACAAATAAAAGCAGAGCAAATAACTCTTGTTAAGAACAATCAATTGATTACTTGTCCCGTAGATTTAGTTTTATGGACAACAGGAACAGAAACAATTCAATTAATTAATGATCTTGGTTGTCAACAAAATAGTTTTGGTCAGTTATTAACTCGCCCTACTTTACAATTAATTGATTATCCTGAAGTTTTTGCTTTAGGAGATGTAGCTGATATTCGTAATAGTAAAACTAAATTAGTTCCCATAACAGCACAAGCTGCTTATCAACAAGCTAGTCATGCAGCAAAAAATTTACAAGCAGCTATTGAAGGTAAAAAATTAAAACGTTTTTATTACTTACATCTAGGCGATATGCTTACTTTAGGAAAAGAAGTAGCAGTTATCTCTAGTTTTGGTATTAATTTATCGGGTTCTTTAGCAGGAAAATTAAGAAGACTAATTTATATTCAAAGATTACCAACTCTACGTCATCGTTGGCAAGTATTTAAAAAATTATTGTTTGGCAAAAAAAGAAGTTTATCAAAACAATATTATCCCTCAGAAACCAAAATATAAATTTAATCAGAGTAAAAATATTATGGCTATTGCTGAAGATAAATCCCCAAGTAAATTACAAATCAAACTAGAAGAAATATTTGGTTTAGACTTGCGATCACTAGCTTTATTTCGGATTGGTTTAGCTTCAGTTATTATTACCGATTTAGTAATTAGATTTGGTGATATTCAAGCTCATTATAGTGATTATGGGGTGTTACCACGTATTGCTTTAATTGAAGAATTTATTAAACCTTGGTATTGGTCAATTCATTTACTTAGTGGTGAACCTTTTGTTCAAGTAATTTTGTTTGGATTTGCTTTATTTTTTGCGTTTTTACTATTAATTGGTTATCGCACTAAGTTGGCTACTATTGCTTCTTGGGCAATGATTATTTCTCTTCATAATCGTAACCCAGCTTTAATTTTTGCAGGCGATGATACTTTAAGAGCGATCGCATTTTGGTCAATGTTTTTACCGTTAGGAGCTTATTATTCAGTAGATAATGCTCTTAATAATTCTACTAAACCATTACCAAAAAGAATAGTTTCTGGTGCGACATTAGGCTTTATCTTGCAATTATGCTATATCTATATGTTTTCGGCTTGGTTCAAACACCAAAGTCCTTTATGGTCACAAGAAGGTAGTGCAGTTTATTATGCTCTTAATTTTGATCAATATGGTACTGGATTTGGACAATTTTTACTGCAATTAACACCTTTATTACCAACAATGACTTTTAGTGCATTGTGGTTTGAATGGTCGGGAGCTTTATTACTATTTATTCCTTTTAGGACTAATTTTTTCCGTTGTGTAGCAATTATTTCTTTTATTTTATTACATTTTAGTTTTGGCTTGTCTTTTACTATTGGAATTTTTCCAATTTTATGTATTGTAGTTTGGCTTGCTTTTATTCCTAGTAATATTTGGAATTGGTTGGAGAAGAAAACTTATAGCCAAGAAAAAGCAGGTTTAAAAATTAACTATGATAAAGACT from Stanieria cyanosphaera PCC 7437 encodes:
- a CDS encoding NAD(P)/FAD-dependent oxidoreductase, whose protein sequence is MNNQVIKICILGGGFGGLYTALYLSNSALVKSGDWEINLVEPKDNFLFTPLLYELLTEELQPWEIAPSYQKLLIGTKINFYQDQVSNINLKTRQVQLNEGTLLTYDYLVLSIGRKNKLLDIPGANTHALTFRSLLDAQKLNERLRILEASGRNTIKIAVIGAGANGVELACKISDRLLGRAQVLLIDRGQEILKNFSLGVKKAAFKAIQNKQIQLYLETNVQQIKAEQITLVKNNQLITCPVDLVLWTTGTETIQLINDLGCQQNSFGQLLTRPTLQLIDYPEVFALGDVADIRNSKTKLVPITAQAAYQQASHAAKNLQAAIEGKKLKRFYYLHLGDMLTLGKEVAVISSFGINLSGSLAGKLRRLIYIQRLPTLRHRWQVFKKLLFGKKRSLSKQYYPSETKI
- a CDS encoding DCC1-like thiol-disulfide oxidoreductase family protein → MAIAEDKSPSKLQIKLEEIFGLDLRSLALFRIGLASVIITDLVIRFGDIQAHYSDYGVLPRIALIEEFIKPWYWSIHLLSGEPFVQVILFGFALFFAFLLLIGYRTKLATIASWAMIISLHNRNPALIFAGDDTLRAIAFWSMFLPLGAYYSVDNALNNSTKPLPKRIVSGATLGFILQLCYIYMFSAWFKHQSPLWSQEGSAVYYALNFDQYGTGFGQFLLQLTPLLPTMTFSALWFEWSGALLLFIPFRTNFFRCVAIISFILLHFSFGLSFTIGIFPILCIVVWLAFIPSNIWNWLEKKTYSQEKAGLKINYDKDCGFCKKVVHFLRTFLILPGTPLLVAQDNVSVYADMQKYNSWVVEDWQGNRHYKWEAIAYVVSLSPLFWFLVPILRLKPLMVIGNKFYETIASNRKCAGNFTKPFLFRPLEITYSLTFNLLTLLILCLVTFWNIKSFASSHIFNHNQTKLSQGLKRVTNSKTAQRIDWLSQLTRLDQSWSIFAPNPPRDDGWHVIVGNQKDGNQVNLLQDDTNISWDKLTIQQRNKLYKNMQWRTYFINLNRNIGNKLYPYYGQYLCRNWNTKHSKQQQLNRVDIYFMSEKTVPPGEQQTVEKQAHWQQSCDE